The window TTAGGCATCATCCCCCAAACCGAACACACAAAAACGTCCAGAAACTTCGATTCTTTGTCAAAGTTTCAACATTTCATCTTAGAGGTATGCTCTCTCTTctattaattttttctttttttttttaaattagtttccTTTGAATTGTTGTGAATCAAGTTCTCCTTTGCGTGTTACTGGAGAAAGTtcgtttctttttaaaattcatgattAGCTCTAAGATGGGTCTTCGTAAACTTGCTTGATTCGTGATCGCTTCTGCTCATTTCTGCATAATCAGAGTTTAGTTCGTTGATAAATGCATATTAAACCGCATAAATTTCGAGACTTTTTGGAATAATTTATGCAATTTTGTTACAGGAATCTTTGTCTCAAAAATGGATATTGGAGAGATAATTGGCGAAGTTGCAGCTCCTGTGAGTATCCCAACGAAGAGCGCCATTTACGTCTGGGGATACAATCAAAGCGGGCAAACCGGTAGGAAAGGGCAAGAGAGTCTTTTGCGTATCCCAAAACAGCTTCCTCCTGAGCTTTTTGGCTGCCCTGCTGGTGCCAATTCACGGTGGCTAGATATCTCCTGTGGTCGGGAACATACAGCCGCTGTTGCATCAGACGGATCTCTCTTCACTTGGGGTATAGCTCTCATTTTTCACATAAACGCACCTTGGGGTTTTTATTTGATACAAATTTATTTCCTTTCTGTTGTCTTTGGATCTTGTGGTTGAATCTTAGGCAATGTGTACTTTGCTTAAGCCGGTGTGGTTCTTACATTTTGATGTCTAATGGTTTCAGGGGCCAATGAGTATGGTCAGCTTGGGGATGGAACCGAGGTTGGGAGGAAACATCCAAAGAAAGTGAAGCAGCTGCAGTCAGAGTTTGTGAAGTTCGTGTCTTGTGGAGCTTTCTGCACTGCTGCTATTGCGGAGCCTCGTGACAATGACGGTACTCTTTCAAAGAGTAGACTCTGGGTTTGGGGACAAAACCAGGTAATATAACAAAAGGTTTATTCCCATTTAATGTGTCTGAAACTAAAGTTGTGCCATTCTCTTATTGATTTCTCAAAACTTCGAATGATAGGGATCAAATCTGCCACGGTTATTCTCAGGGGCATTCCCTGCTAACACGGTATGTACTCTCAACTCTCTCTCCTTGTGGAGAATCAAGGATTAATAAGCATTGGTGTATAAACATGTTTTAGGCAATTCGCCAAGTTTCATGTGGGACAGCTCATGTTGTGGCCTTATCAGAAGATGGCCTTCTTCAAGCTTGGGGTAAAGAAAGCTTTGAGACATTGTTATAAACTTGTTTGTGGTATAATTATggtatttatgatttttaattttttgtgttttgtgaAAATAAGGCTATAATGAACAAGGCCAACTTGGTAGAGGAGTCACTTGTGAAGGACTACAAGCACCTCGTGTGATAACTGCTTATGCGAAGTTCCTTGACGAAGCACCCGAGCTTGTGAAGATAACGCAAGTCTCATGTGGAGAATACCATACTGCTGCTGTATCAGAAACGGGGGAGGTGTAAGTTTTCTAAAAGACCTTTTCTCTTTGAAAACTTTGTGGTTATTCACATACCAATTCTCTGCAAGGGTTCTGGAAAAGGAGATATCTATCTCATCACCATCCTACCAGATGGGGAATGCTTGAGGAAGCAAATGCAAGTCTCCCTCCCTTTTGGTTAATTATCTTTCAGCTATCTTACTCACTTATATCTCTCGTTGCAGTTACACTTGGGGACTAGGAAGCATGGGCCAACTCGGCCATGTTTCTCTTCAATCCGGTGACAAGGAGTTGATACCAAGGCGAGTCGCTGGTCTCGATGGTGTGTCCATGAAAGAAGTCGCTTGTGGAGGTGTGCACACTTGTGGTTTATCTCTGGAAGGAGCGCTTTACGCTTGGGGTGGTGGCCAAGCGGGACAGCTAGGCCTTGGTCCTCAGTCTGGTTTCTTGTTTTCTGTCTCTAGTGGAAGCGAAATGCTTCTGCGGAACGTCCCGGTTCTAGTCATCCCTACCGATGTCAGGCTTGTTGCTTGTGGACATTCGCACACTCTGGTTTATATGAGAGAGGGACGGATCTGTGGATGGGGATACAATAGCTATGGTCAAGCGGCTAATGAGAAGTCATCATATGCTTGGTACCCTTCACCTGTAGACTGGTATGAGCTCAATAAAGTTTGTTTGTCATGCAGACATTGTGGTATTTTTCGGTTAGATTAAGGGGAAACTTTGGTGTTGTTTTAAGGTGTGTGGGACAAGTGAGGAAGCTAGCAGCCGGAGGTGGTCACTCAGCTGTTTTAACCGATGCGTTCTCGTTGAAGGAGCTATGTGAGTTTCAGTTAGCAGATAGTGTGAACCTCTCGAATGCTTCAGAGATTCAAGATGTTGCATTCAGGATGGGTTCCGAAGCTTTAGCCCGCCTCTGTGAGAGACTCAGGTAATAGTGTTTTTGGACCAAACTTCTCTGTTACATATATAGTACACTTGGTTTAACTTGGGAAGAATCCAAGTCATTCAAAGCTGATTACAATGTGGATTGTTGTGTTTCAGGGAGCAGTTTCTTGATAAAGACTATCCTGATGGGGAAGAAGTATATTGAAAAAGCACAAACCCAAAACTCTAGAACAGTTTAGTACTGTTTGAAGTGATTATATGCTATTTATCATGTATCATTTAAACAATTGAAAATATGTAGTAAACTAGAAAGCCCATTCTTCAGCAAAACTCTCTGTATCATTTTACTTTTCAGGACATAGTACTTTATTATATGTGCTGTCTGAGCAAGATCCAGATACTGTAACTATCTATTCTGTACACTTAAGACTTGGAAATAAAAGCTGGATCTCTGTGGCATTGTCAACTGTTGAAATCTCATTGTAATTTGAGAGTTTATTTGCCTCTTTTGCAAGCTGTCTATGTCGTTCCTGTTAGCATATAATCGCGTTTTGTTTTATACAAAGACGTGATAAAGTGGTTAACCAGATAAGACATGGCTAATGTTAACATTTCATACGTTACAATCCGTTTATACATAAGCAAGGTTTCAAAAGGCACATACATCTCCTGCAACAGAAGAGAGATGTTTAAGGCTATCACAGCTATGTATAGCCACTTATgtctacaaataaaaaaagtctTATGCAGCATACATAAACACAATTCATTTCATTCCATACTAATTTAATCCATCATCTCATTTTCATCATCAAGAACTATCCACTTGAATGCTTAAAGATTCGTCTTATTCTCATCATCAAATCAGAGGCATCACTCACAGCATCCAGCCAGGGATGTAGCCGTTTCCTGGTTGGGTCTGACCCTGGGTTGTTACAGCCATTTGCTCTGAACACACTGGATGGTTATACCTGTTCTCATCACCACAAAAACATAGTTTAACAATCTACAATAGAaacactttttaatttttacagaATATGAAACCCAAGgccttcaaatttttaaaaagtttttccAGGATTGATTTTCCTTCCTTAGACATTATCAAGAGCTGAAACTTAACACCAAACAAAGCGTTTTTAAAACCAAATCTACAGTGTTAGGCTTTATCAAACGGTTAATGGTTTACCACCTAAAAGTTAATGTGTAAAAAGGTAAGAGAAGTTGTTTGGTTTTACCCAATTTGCAACGTGGGATCACATTCAAGAGACTGGAATAGTCCCTGAGGTTGAGTCTGATGATGTCCATAGGCAACATTTTGCTGATCACCACCTTCCCATGCCCCTCCTACATGGTGACTCCTCATGCCGATCATGTCTTCCAGCTAAAAAATGTACAACATAACGTAGTTAAAGACTTGTAACATTCAGACTCGCATATAAATGTGGATTATATAAAATGTCTTATCAGAAACTAGAGAGACAAGCATCCTACCTTAATTGACAAAGCTCTATTGGCTTCAAGCAACATATGCTCTTTGCCTTGGAGGTCAGTGAGCTGGTCAAGCATATACTGTGTCTATATACACGAAACAAGCATTTTCAGACATTTTTCTCACGCAACAAAACCAATTAAAGTATGTTCTGTAGATATACAATGGAGTAATGAAATCACCTTGATGCAGCGAACTTGCTTCAGAGAGCCGTCTAGTTGACGCTCAAGCTGCTCTAGCTCCTTTGAGTTCAAAGGTCCAAGATCCTCTCCAAGTAGATTTCTGAAGCAAAACACACACTTTCATCAATTCAAACACATAACATGTATAGATAAGTTGTTTATATGTGAGCATACATATACATACCTCTGCTGAAGTTGCAGATTTTCATATCTACCTTTCAGTTTTAAATACTCTCTGTAGCTATTCTGAAAAAATGCCAAGCAAAGAGAAACTAATGTTGGACTCTCTAACTAAAAAACTATATGTTTATTCCAGTCTGAGAATCTTTAGTTCTGAAGCTCTCTAGCTTTGGTGTTAGttattatatcaaataaaattagttaattAAGTGATGGTAGAGATATAAACCTCGAGTTCTTTGGCAGGTTTGTTGTTGACTTCAACTGAGCCGTAGCTACACTTCTGGTACCTGTCCAGTGTCTTGAGCATGCTGAAAGATCAAAGCATAAAGAACaaactattaattaattattaacttTGGGGCTGAATTAAGAAACTagcaaatatattaaaaattgttaagaaGAAGATCTTTTGGCATAATTGAAAAGAGATGTAATTAAATTCCTTTGGTGCTTAAATATCTGCATGAAGTTAAGTAAGACTGGTTAATGCATGGATCCACAGATTATTCTACGTTggatctttatattttattgaaacCTGTGAATctttaactactttaataatCTCTAACGGAACATATATATCTGTGTAGAAACAATGATATATTAGTATATCATTAAGACACTTCTGTAACCTATAGATCTCAAATCTACTAAAAAAAAATGACATGAGAAGAGATCAGATCTCAAAATTCAATCATTCAAAACTGAATTATCCATTTGTAACCAAAACCTTAGACATCAGATTTAAAAACTGAAACTCAAGTTTGTCAAAACTAATCAAGAACCAAAGTAACAACAAATCAAGAAAGATAAACGTCACAAgattataaaaatgaaagatCTATACACAGATCTATCAACAATATTTTCACATGTGTAGAAAGAGAGATAAAAAGAGTATATAAGTAAGTACTTGGAGGTGCTGCAGAACTCGTAGAGCTTGCCACGGTTGGAGAAGACGATGAGAGAAACCTCAGCATCGCAGAGAACAGAAAGCTCATAAGCTTTTTTCAGCAAACCGTTCCTGCGCTTAGCAAACGTGACTTGTCTGTTAATCTTGTTCTCAATCCTCTTTAGCTCCACTCTTCCCCTTCCCATTTTGATATGTAACCTTATTAGGGTATGTAAATGTTTATCTATAttcagacacacacacacacaaacacgaGTTGGGTTTTGCTCTTTTTGGATGAAAGATGTTTTCTTTTGGAGAATAAAATCAAACCCTAGTTTcctcaagaacaagaagaagaaagtaaaagaggaaACTTTTGCTTTCTGGTTTGGTTATGATTTGATTGTATAGAAGGgttcttgtttcttctttagATCATTTTGAAAGGGTTTGTGTGTGTTTGATGAGATTGTGAATCTGAAGGAAGCTTCTGTAAATCTATAAAAGCTATAAAGATAAGATATTTGTGAGGGTGAGAGAACATTAGGGTTTGGTGATGTATCTGGTgtgtctttctctctctctctctacttcttTACTCTTTCTCTGTCCTCCCTCTTTCacaaaaaagtgaaaaaaaatctCACACTCTCTTTTCTACCCGCGTGTCACACTGAGACGCCATTGTTTGTAATGAGTTGCTGCTAATCAAGAGAAATGAAGTTTATAATTCATGTCTATTACGTAGATAATAATTAGATATTGTGTTTCCACTCTTTTATGTTTACATACATTGCCTAACTTcatagaaaattttgaaacatcGATATAGCATAACTCTACTACGTACTGcatacaaaattttgattttacaaaATGCTTTATGTGTGTAATGTAGTTATGGGTACTTTGGTATATATATTCCAATGAAATAGTATTATAAAGTTGTCTAAGTGGTGAGGCGCGTGGAGTGGGATTAACATTTGGCTTCTACAGTAATAATACTAAAGTAGCTATCATCATTTTCTACTTCACAAGTTGCAGAAAAAACTCTCATACCTTAATATGGACATTGTATGTGTCGCATGTCTATTGGCtcctatcttcttctttttctcaaCATCTATTGGCtcctgtctttttttttgtttgtagacATTCTTCATTCTTTTATTTCTAACATACCCAAAGCTCAATGGAAGATCAGCTTCCAAACCGATCCACTATCCTCAACGCTGAGTCTCCGTCGTCACACAGGTCTGAGCCACTGTGTGCTCCACACCTTCAATCCAGTCAAGGTGACTCCGCCCTGGACAAGAGGCCCCACCAAGAGAACCGCTATCTTCCCGTAACACCATATATTAGAAATTGAGATGATGGAGTAATTTGAtaatcataaaaatagcatAAGAAATCAGAAAACGAACAAAAGATTGGGCCAAATATGAATGTGGGGAGATTTATTAGTTTTAAGTCCAAACCAAACagataaattttacaaaactcGGACTAGTGGGTCAACAGTTTATAACTTAGGCCCATATAATTATTATCTTTTTGACTTTCAAAACGAAGCTTTCAACTTTCGAAACCAAACTTTCGACTTTCGAAACCAAGGAACGAGAAGGAGCAAACCTTACCCAGAAAATTCATGATCATGCGTCGAATCCGAGAGTTGTTAATTTCGTGATTCTGAAGGGTACATTGTTTCTCTGAAAAATGTTAAATccactaaaaatttaatatatgttctttattgctattgttttttttttttttttttttttttgtaaactggctttcataatataaattagcaaaagaaacaaaaaccatACAAGCCTGATTGGCTTCAGTTTAGAGTAGGCTTGACCCAGTGTTTAAATTTCAGTAACACATATCAATGGAACTACAACCCAAACTGGCCCAAGAGTTAGAAGAGGAGGTTGAAAAGGCGGAGAACGATGATCAGTTGCGCCTTTCTCGTTTTCATCACGATCGGAGGAACCATAGTTGAGTCATTGCTGAAGAAGCTCTGGAGTTTGCATGTCGGAAGCTCTGTAGACGATTTCTAATTTGCCTGTCAATGGTGGTGATCAAGGTCTCCGGTGGCTTGAAAACTTGGTGGTGAAGTCTTGCGTTTCTTTCCGACCAGATCCAGTAAATTGTGGCTTGAGTTGCTAGCAGACAGAGACGCTTGGAATCTTTGTTTCCTCTTAGTGATTGTAGCTGGAGGATAGTGTCCTCCCAAGAGATCGAGAGATGGAGATCACAGCGGTTCACGATCCAAGTCCAGATGGTGTTGCTGTAGGGACACTCGAAGTAGAGGTGATTTCTACTCTCTTTATTGCTATTGTTAGCTGATGAAAATAATAGTATCGTTGTAAATTGGAATTCATATGTATAAGGAGTTTGAATTTGTTGCCAAATGTGTATAATTAATGAATCTTCTTCATTTTCcaaatgtttaatgtagttCACCTCATACATAATGCACAAGTATACTACCATATAAAATTGTGTGTTTCGTTAAGAGCTTTATATTTTCTTCCATcactttaatatttaatttctcATACCTCGCagttattttatatagaaagtGAGAAAGTATGTTAAGCAAttagagttttcaaatattGGCATTACTATTTTCAGAATTGAATTCAAAACAAACTCCATTTGTTTTTAATGGCGAAGTtgttaaaaatgaaaatctatTAGTTCTGAGTCTTTCCAAAATGTAATGGTAAGTTCCTCTGGTATTTATTGCTTTAAGATCTTTAATAAATTCATTGATCCTCTTAAATATAACAACCACTCACTCCATATTTGAATTAAGTGTTAAAATTGAATAGGATAGAAATCCAATCATAAACCATGCTTATACAAAATTGAATTGATCAGTGTTAAAATAAATCCCACATAAATTTAAAGCATGTCTTCACTATGACAAATCACAAATCTCATTGTTTCCAAAATAGGTTTAGTATGTTTCAAGTTCTAAAAATATAGTTGAAATAATTCTACGTAGATGTCATTTAATCACTTCCACGATTTTTTTTGTATGCCTCAACAAATGGTCATATATGACCACTATTACCATCTCAAAGAAACTAGAACATGTCAAGGTGTTAGTATATTACTAAGGAGTTTCTACCCATTTTATAATTGTCTATCTGCTGtgattttttcttatttcttatctataattattttcataGGTTTAGcctttttcaaacaaaaaaaaaagttttaaaactattttcatagatttgttttggttattttggataaaaatttATAGAGCAAATTAATATAATGAAACTAATTATGATCGTCAATACATGTAGCAACATCACTCCATAAGTGATCGATTTGGTTTACTTTGTTTTTAAAGATGACAAACCGATTGAAATTCAATTTTAATTAGTGACCCAATTAAATTTCAGTTAGTAGTAACTCAATAGCGATAATGTTCATGTTGTAAATATTCATTTCTATGATCTGAATTATGACATAACTATAAAGCCTTATCTTGCAAGTCTTTGTCAAGTTACATTATATTCTTAGTTTTACCCATTGATGAGAATGTAGTCATGGATTGAAGAGCAAAACAGAACAGGAGATTTTAGAATCACATTTTGTTTATGAGGTTTGAGGAGCATGTTTTGTTTGTGTGCCGGTGATGTTGGATCCAGATTCTCTCCGAAGAGGTTCTTCTCTGCAGAACCAAGGCTAGACCCTTTCTACCAGCTTCAGTTTGATGGAATTGTGGAATCAATTTCAAGGTGGGAGAAGCTTCGCCTACTTGATAGAGTGAGGTTATTGAAAAGGCGATAGAGAAGATGCCTGAGAGTGGTGAAGTGGAGTTAGCTTTATGGTTTTTCTCTTTAGCTAAGGATAAGGGTCTGATCATTCCTCCTCGGTTTATCTTTTGTTTCGTCAAAGCTCTCGCCAGAAAGAAAAAGGCTGAAGAGAGCAAAGTATTGCTTAAGGAAATGATTTCGAGAGGATCTTCTCCTGGAAATGAGGTCTTTAATGTGGTTGTGTATGTGTATTCAAGAAATGGGGATCCTGATGGAGCCATCGAGGTTTTGAAACAAACTGAGAGCACAGTATACAAGATGTGTACACATACACCATGGTCATTAGCAGTTAGGCTACTCGAGAGCTTATGAACCAAGCTCAAGAGATTCTCGCAGAAGCTAAACAGAAGCATGAGAAGCTTAGTTATCCGACACATCAAGCACTCATCCAAGGCTATTTCAAGACTGAGCAGTCGAATGAGATCTTGAAGCTTTTTCAAGATAGAGATTTCTTTGGGGTGAAAGCTAGAGGAGATGAGTACACAAAGCCCATACAATTGTTTTGCCTCGTAGCGATGAATTGGAGAATTGCAGAGATGCTTCGCATGGAGATGAATCTCAAGGATATGCAGCTGGACCCGATTTCTAAAGAGTAcattgtttttttgaaaaaatgttaaatacactaaaaatttaatatatgttcTTTATTGCCATTTGAAGCTGATCAAAATAATAGTATCATTGTAaattggaatatatatatatgtggagtTTCAAATTGTTGCCAAATGTGTATAATTAATGAATCCTTTTTCattttccaaaatttttaaTGTAGTTCACTTCTTACATAATGCACAAATGTAGTACCATTAGTAAcaaatgtataaatattttttgtgttcCTTAAGAGCTTTTTGTCTTCCACCTCTTTAATGTTTACTTTATCATACCttctaattattttatatagaaaatgagAAAGTATGTTAAACAATTGgagttttcaaatattgtcATTATGATTTTCAGAATTGAAGCAATTCAAAACAAACTACATTGatcctattattattattgggctcacaaaaaaaatgtaatgatCAGTTCCTCTGGTATTTATTGCTTTAAGATTTTTAATAGATTCATTGATCCTATTAAATATAACAATCACTCACTCCATATTTGAATAGAGTGTTAAAATTATGTAGGATGGAAATACAATCATAAACCATGCTTATACAAAATTGAATTGAGTGTTAAAATAAATCTCACACAAATTTAAAGCATGTATTCGCTATGACAAATCACAAATCTTCTTGTTTGCAAAATAGGTTTAGTATGTTTCTAAGTTTTGAAGAGGGAGTTAAAATAATTCTACGTAGatgtcatttaatcacttacacaatttttttttgtatgtttcaATGGTTATATACGTCCACTACTACAATCTCCAAAAACTAAACATGCTAAAGTTGTTAGTAGCAACATCACTCCATAGGTGATCGATCTGATTTGGTTTATTCGGCTtttaaaaatgacaaaaagatcgaaattgaattttaattagtgacccaactaatttttttagttaGTAACTATGATATGAATATTCATGTTGTATATATCCATTTCTATTATATGAATCATGTCAAAACTTCAAGCCTTATCTTGCAAAGTCTTTGTCAAATTACATAATATTCTTAGTTTTACTCATTGATGAGAATGTAGTCATGAATCGATTTTATTATCACGTGGATTCGAAATCCAGACTTTATGCtgtagaagcattaatgaacATTTAGTCAAACCATTTGACTAAGAGAATTTTCACAtaaataatatagtttaaaatatatttacaaaatgtttataaataaatcaaacTTGGGACTTTTcggtttaaaaaaaatcaaaaaaagtaatgtaaaatgatcaaattaagaaaaaatcacattatatgATGTTACTTTTTCAATAATCATGATGATTTAATTACTTTAGAGAATTAGTGGAAATTTGATATGTGAAATAAGGatcaaattaacaaaaaaatataaataaacaaggtatgaaaagaataaaatatttttgatttatacaATACGATCCAATAGAGAAGACCTGCGACCACCACCAACCCACCTCTCTTCACCTAACACAGAGTGGCCAATTTTGACAATACTTCAATTTCTAATTGGTCCGAATCAGACCCGTTCATTTGCTATATATCTCCCTTACAAATCACCAGCCTCCCCGAAATTCTTACGTGTTTTAGATCTTTCCAGTAAAAACTCAAATCAATTTCGGGATAAAACAGGTTTGTTTCTCCGATCACTCTCCCTTTATCTTCTcattgtaatattttttgtagATCACTATGTTGGTTATATATAGTAATCTGTTATTCGAGCTTAGTCGTAATTTTTTATTCTGGATCTGTAATAATCTTCTTCGTGTTGATTGATTTTGTAATTGCATGTATCCATTATCTGTTAGATATTTTTGATCCCTGGTTGAATCGATTGGTTTAATTATCTATTAAGGTGTCTTCTTTGTTCTAGATTTGAGATCTgtaagtttcattttttttataacagcagagagaagaagaagaagaagaagacaatacAATGGCTGTTCAACCAACAAGAATAGGTTTAGCTGGACTAGCTGTGATGGGACAGAACCTAGCTCTCAACATTGCTTCCAAAGGCTTCCCAATCTCCGTCTACAACAGAACAACTTCCAAAGTCGACGAAACCGTCGAACGAGCCAAGAAAGAAGGAAACCTCCCCGTCTACGGCTTCCACGACCCCGAGTCCTTCGTCAACTCCATTCAAAAACCACGTGTCATAATCATGCTCGTCAAAGCCGGTGCACCCGTCGACCAGACCATCAAGACCCTCTCAGCTTACCTCGAAAAAGGTGACTGCATCGTCGACGGTGGCAACGAGTGGTACGAGAACACCGAGAGGAGAGAAAAAGCTGTGTCCGAGAACGGTTTCCTCTACCTAGGAATGGGAGTCTCCGGCGGCGAAGAAGGCGCTCGTAACGGTCCATCTCTGATGCCTGGAGGGTCCTTTGAAGCGTACAAGAACATCGAAGACATTGTTCTCAAGGTTGCGGCTCAGGTTAGAGACAGTGGTCCTTGTGTGACTTACATTGGCAAAGGTGGCTCTGGGAACTTTGTTAAAATGGTCCACAACGGAATCGAGTACGGTGACATGCAGCTTATCGCAGAAGCTTATGATGTCTTGAAATCCGTTGGTAAGTTAACGAACGAGGAGCTTCATAGTGTCTTCACCGAGTGGAACAAAGGTGAGCTCGAGAGTTTCTTGGTGGAGATCACAGCGGATATCTTCGGGATCAAGGACGATAAGGGAGATGGGCATTTGGTTGACAAGGTATTTGGTCAACAAACTATTAAACCAATAACAGAGTATTAAACCGGTCGGTTCAGCATACTAAACTGactaattatttttacataaagGTTTTGGACAAAACGGGAATGAAAGGTACCGGGAAATGGACTGTGCAGCAAGCCGCCGAGCTCTCTGTTCCTTCTCCCACCATTGAATCCTCTCTCGACGCGAGGTTCCTCAGCG is drawn from Brassica rapa cultivar Chiifu-401-42 chromosome A05, CAAS_Brap_v3.01, whole genome shotgun sequence and contains these coding sequences:
- the LOC103870920 gene encoding RCC1 and BTB domain-containing protein 1; translation: MDIGEIIGEVAAPVSIPTKSAIYVWGYNQSGQTGRKGQESLLRIPKQLPPELFGCPAGANSRWLDISCGREHTAAVASDGSLFTWGANEYGQLGDGTEVGRKHPKKVKQLQSEFVKFVSCGAFCTAAIAEPRDNDGTLSKSRLWVWGQNQGSNLPRLFSGAFPANTAIRQVSCGTAHVVALSEDGLLQAWGYNEQGQLGRGVTCEGLQAPRVITAYAKFLDEAPELVKITQVSCGEYHTAAVSETGEVYTWGLGSMGQLGHVSLQSGDKELIPRRVAGLDGVSMKEVACGGVHTCGLSLEGALYAWGGGQAGQLGLGPQSGFLFSVSSGSEMLLRNVPVLVIPTDVRLVACGHSHTLVYMREGRICGWGYNSYGQAANEKSSYAWYPSPVDWCVGQVRKLAAGGGHSAVLTDAFSLKELCEFQLADSVNLSNASEIQDVAFRMGSEALARLCERLREQFLDKDYPDGEEVY
- the LOC103870919 gene encoding developmental protein SEPALLATA 2 — protein: MGRGRVELKRIENKINRQVTFAKRRNGLLKKAYELSVLCDAEVSLIVFSNRGKLYEFCSTSNMLKTLDRYQKCSYGSVEVNNKPAKELENSYREYLKLKGRYENLQLQQRNLLGEDLGPLNSKELEQLERQLDGSLKQVRCIKTQYMLDQLTDLQGKEHMLLEANRALSIKLEDMIGMRSHHVGGAWEGGDQQNVAYGHHQTQPQGLFQSLECDPTLQIGYNHPVCSEQMAVTTQGQTQPGNGYIPGWML
- the LOC103870918 gene encoding 6-phosphogluconate dehydrogenase, decarboxylating 2, coding for MAVQPTRIGLAGLAVMGQNLALNIASKGFPISVYNRTTSKVDETVERAKKEGNLPVYGFHDPESFVNSIQKPRVIIMLVKAGAPVDQTIKTLSAYLEKGDCIVDGGNEWYENTERREKAVSENGFLYLGMGVSGGEEGARNGPSLMPGGSFEAYKNIEDIVLKVAAQVRDSGPCVTYIGKGGSGNFVKMVHNGIEYGDMQLIAEAYDVLKSVGKLTNEELHSVFTEWNKGELESFLVEITADIFGIKDDKGDGHLVDKVLDKTGMKGTGKWTVQQAAELSVPSPTIESSLDARFLSGLKDERVQAAKVFKEGGFGDVLTDQTVDKKQLIDDVRKALYASKICSYAQGMNLIRAKSMEKGWGLKLGELARIWKGGCIIRAIFLDRIKQAYDRNAELANLLVDPEFAKEIIERQSAWRRVVCLSINSGISTPGMSASLAYFDSYRRERLPANLVQAQRDYFGAHTYERTDVEGSFHTEWFKIARQSKSNM